The Haladaptatus sp. R4 genome includes the window GATTCAACTGCCGACGAGCGGTTTCGAGCGCCGATTCATCGGTACCGTCGTTCGATTCGTCGTCCGCTGGCCGTCGGCGCGAGTTCACTGTGTTAGATGCCATCGGTGACTCATTCGAGTGGTGTCCGTCGGTTGCGAAGGTGAACGTTACAGTCATCACAAGCCCCGGGATGATGCGCCGCGGTCACGATAGCGCCACATCGCGGACATTCGTACTCCGATTCCGTCGTCGGGTCGTAGTCTACATCTCTCATCAGGAGTTCCTCCAATCGACGACGCACGGACGGTGATACCGACCGCTCGTCGCCACGTGATGCAATTTTTGCGACGGGAGAAGTAATCGGATGTTGAATAGAGAGCCATTACGTTACAAGCTTGCCTAGATAGTCAACCACCATCCGGAATCGAAGGGATTCGGTCGAAGACGGTTGCGAGGAGCTTTCGCTGTACCTTCCGCATGTGTTCGTAGAACGCGGCTGACGAGATGTCGAGCATGGCGGCGACGGCCGCTCCGTCGTTCGTCCGTGGGGAGTCGAAGTAACCGCTGTAGTACGCCGTCTGGACGACTTCGAGTTGCCGTTGAGTTATATCGGACAGAAATCGCGTTCGGAACTGGTTGGAAGTGACCGGTTGTCGTTCTCGCTTCCGTCGGGCGACGAGTTCGGACGACGGATATACGTCCGAGAAGACCTCGTCGATGGTCCGAACCGCGACCGGTGAGGGAACGGACACCGTCGCAGTCGTGTCGCCACCATCGGAGTGGAGGCGTTCGAGCGTCGCTCCGGATTCGGCCAACCTCGTCGCGATGAACGGGGACGTGAGCGTCAACTGTACCAATCCGCCGTCGGTGTCGGTGGAGACGACGCGCGCGGATTCGATGGCGACGACGGAGTCCGCACTCGCCACGATGTCTGCTGGGGAACGACCCGAGACGGTGACGAGGATTCGAACACCGGAGTCGGATTCGCGGACGCCGCCCGTTAGTTCGAGGGAGCAGTCAGCCCGTTGTGAGAGCACACGGAGAACACAGTTGGAGTCCGTTATCTCGTAATCGAGTTCGACGACGGTGTCACTCACGAGCGCCCGCTTTCGCTCGACGGTCTGGATAGCCGACGCGATGGTCTCTCCGAGTTCGGAAAGGACGACCCGCGCCCTGTCGTCGAACGCATCCGGGCGACTGGCGTACACCGTCAGCGTACCGTAGGCGACATCCCCGTGGTTCAATGGGACGCCGATTATCGATTGAAATCCGCGCGAGATCGCTTCCCGTCGCCACGGTTCCCCCGATAAACCGCTCGCCACGTTCGAAACGACGGTCACGGAATCCGTTGCCGCCGTTCGACCTGCGGGGTCGCCGGAAGCCGTGAAGTCGGCGGCGTCGAGATACCCTCTATCGTCACCCGCCCAAGCGCGTGGTTCGAGCGAACTCCGACCTGGGTCACGGTCACCGACCCATGCGAAATCGAATCGATCGCTGGCGGTCAGTAGTTCACAGACCTCGGCTTCGATCTCTTCGCGCGAGTCCGCACGAACGAGCGCACGGTCGATCTCCCGAATGATCCCGTTCGTCCGGTTCAACCGGGAGAGCTGTCGATTGCGACGCTGGAGTTCCCGGTCGCGTTCG containing:
- a CDS encoding rubrerythrin-like domain-containing protein, producing the protein MRDVDYDPTTESEYECPRCGAIVTAAHHPGACDDCNVHLRNRRTPLE